The following coding sequences lie in one Maribacter forsetii DSM 18668 genomic window:
- a CDS encoding amidohydrolase family protein — MKVKYLITCSLLALLTACSSETSKTSEWENFEDAGTFFVYRRQSQIGEESYNVTTKNDTIIVTSIQGENERGRISGVESKLYLTTDLEPISYFSRRISNNDTTNIIKMEINGDKVSIWEKHFDVVTTNKKDAFFTVNSNIPAGIEMMLYHYYFKQNGTTALPTLPRGEVSLTHKGEDIVQIDGKDVALDRYVVEGVNWGGRTIWLDKSKNLVAVVKANTQIRELIKKGYEEAKPYFIRGNVEEQMAQLSEYTKSLKGEESQITALVGGDVVDGLKDATQTNMTIIIENGRITSIGSSPDITIPDNAKVIDVSGKTLMPGMWDMHAHSNQVQWAPAYLAGGVTTIRDNGNELEFATAFRDAIAKDGATGPDIVLAGMTDGPGPKGNGIIRARSVEEAKEVVKLYHDNGYEQIKIYTSIEPEILKVLSDEAHKVGMTVTGHVPALVNSTNKAVESGMDMLSHSNRILAVLFPDQKVSDLGAFYMAKNDITDAQINEAIAFYLKHGTVLDPTLGLGVIRTLPKGDLMETLEPDAGRMAYELFESKRFRSGASEKRAELSKQNIIKSAEVIGKFFKAGIPVVAGTDNFAPGFGHFLELETYQKYGGLTPFEAIQTATIIPATVMGKGDETGTLEIGKEADIAILDKNPLTDIANLRSVSAVMTNGNYYESEPLWEAADFKPSRD; from the coding sequence ATGAAAGTAAAATATTTAATCACTTGTAGTTTATTAGCATTGCTTACAGCGTGCTCTTCTGAAACTTCCAAAACCTCTGAATGGGAAAATTTTGAAGATGCGGGTACATTTTTTGTTTACCGTAGGCAATCTCAAATAGGAGAAGAGAGCTATAACGTTACTACTAAGAATGACACTATTATAGTAACCTCTATTCAGGGAGAAAATGAACGAGGAAGAATTAGTGGAGTAGAGTCAAAACTATACTTGACAACAGATTTAGAACCAATTTCTTATTTCAGTAGACGTATTTCTAATAACGATACTACCAATATTATCAAGATGGAAATAAATGGAGATAAGGTTTCCATTTGGGAAAAGCATTTTGATGTTGTCACTACCAATAAAAAAGATGCATTCTTTACTGTAAATAGTAATATTCCTGCTGGTATTGAAATGATGTTATACCATTATTACTTTAAGCAAAATGGCACTACTGCGTTACCTACCTTACCAAGAGGAGAAGTTTCTTTGACGCATAAAGGAGAAGATATTGTTCAGATTGATGGTAAAGATGTTGCACTTGATCGTTATGTTGTCGAGGGTGTTAATTGGGGCGGTAGAACAATTTGGTTAGACAAGTCTAAGAATTTGGTAGCTGTTGTTAAGGCAAATACTCAAATAAGAGAGTTGATAAAAAAAGGATATGAGGAAGCTAAGCCATATTTTATTAGAGGAAATGTAGAAGAGCAAATGGCGCAACTTTCTGAGTATACCAAAAGCTTAAAAGGTGAAGAATCACAAATTACTGCTTTGGTAGGTGGTGATGTTGTTGATGGTTTAAAAGATGCTACACAAACAAATATGACCATTATTATAGAAAACGGTCGCATAACATCAATTGGTAGTTCCCCCGATATTACCATTCCTGATAATGCTAAAGTTATAGATGTATCAGGAAAAACCTTAATGCCCGGTATGTGGGATATGCATGCGCATTCTAATCAAGTACAATGGGCTCCGGCTTATTTGGCAGGTGGTGTAACCACTATTAGAGATAATGGAAATGAGCTAGAGTTCGCTACCGCTTTTAGAGATGCTATAGCAAAGGATGGAGCTACAGGACCAGATATCGTATTGGCAGGTATGACTGACGGACCTGGCCCTAAAGGAAATGGTATTATTAGAGCTAGATCTGTTGAAGAGGCTAAAGAGGTCGTAAAATTATATCATGATAATGGTTACGAACAAATTAAGATTTATACTTCCATAGAACCAGAAATCTTAAAGGTTTTGTCAGATGAGGCTCATAAAGTAGGTATGACGGTAACAGGTCATGTACCAGCTTTGGTAAATAGTACTAATAAGGCAGTTGAAAGTGGTATGGATATGTTGAGCCATTCTAATAGAATATTGGCAGTATTGTTTCCTGATCAAAAAGTATCTGACTTGGGAGCTTTCTATATGGCAAAAAATGACATTACAGATGCACAGATAAATGAAGCGATTGCCTTTTATTTAAAACATGGTACGGTGTTGGATCCTACGCTTGGTTTAGGTGTTATTCGTACGTTACCGAAAGGAGATCTGATGGAGACTTTGGAGCCAGATGCCGGTAGAATGGCATATGAGCTTTTTGAAAGTAAAAGGTTTAGAAGTGGAGCAAGTGAAAAGCGTGCTGAATTGTCCAAACAAAATATTATTAAATCTGCTGAGGTTATCGGTAAGTTTTTTAAAGCCGGAATTCCGGTAGTTGCTGGTACAGATAATTTTGCACCAGGATTCGGACACTTTTTAGAATTGGAAACATACCAGAAATATGGAGGATTAACTCCTTTCGAAGCAATTCAAACAGCAACCATAATCCCAGCAACTGTAATGGGTAAGGGAGATGAAACAGGGACATTAGAAATTGGTAAAGAGGCTGATATTGCCATTTTGGACAAAAATCCTTTAACGGATATTGCCAATTTAAGGTCAGTTTCCGCAGTGATGACTAATGGTAATTACTATGAAAGTGAACCATTATGGGAAGCTGCCGATTTTAAACCTTCTAGAGACTAG